GGCCAGCCAGTCCAGCCGTCCTTTTAAGATCATCGCCGCGGTGAtcaccaccttcttcctgtGCTGGGCTCCGTACCACATCATGGTGCTCATAGAGCTCATAAACCACATGGCCACTCATGAAAACGAAACGCTAGACCATGTGACCACTATCGGACTCCCCATAGCAACCAGCCTGGCCTTCCTCAACAGCTGCCTGAATCCGCTTCTGTATGTGTTTATGGGCCAAGATTTCAAGGATAAAGTCCGCAAATCCATCTTGAAGGTGCTGGAGACTGccttccaggaggaggtgtctCGCTCCTATACCTACACAAACTCAATGGTCACCAGCCGGAGCAAAGAAAAGTCTTTTTCTGACGCTGAGGTGTAAACCGGGCCAGAGCGTTGGCAAACACCTTTTCGTGAAATGTAAGTTTGATATATTGAGCAGACCTTTGTCAGCCATAAATGTCCTGCTCAAGCATGTGTTGCTTCCGTCAGGAGGACAGTTTGCCGCCAGTTTTATGATTGGTAAATGCTCTTAAAGAGCACGGAAGAGTTATTCTTTCAACACAGCTGTCAACTACAAAGATCCACCCTCTATCCCTGATGAGACGTTTAAGTACCAGAAATATGTCTGTTCGATTTAGGGTGACACAGAAGGGTCTCTTCCTGAAAAGTCTCCATTATCTCACAGAATGCGCTCTCTGAATGGAGACGGGTGGGGTCCATGTATGAAATAGAAGCACATTAAGAAGCACAATTACATTAccgattttattttttatcggCAGAACGATTTATGGGATAAAACTGCAGATCCGTTTCTGGGTGGAAACAGTGAATTGGATTATCCAATCCATTATCAAACTGGAGATTAGATGGAGGTCTTCACGGGACGCTCCAGGAATGCTGTTTCAGCCAGTTATAACTCTAAAATAATTTGTATTGTAAGCTTATAGCTAGCAGGTATCACAAGTTTATTTAAGAATTAGGGGTTATTTTGACAGTAACAATGACAATGAGGACAAAGCCGAAACATAAACTACAGATACTACTCTTCATTTAACCTATATATTCATTTAAAGTAACCGTGTATGCTCTACTTCCTGCTTTTTTCTGTTGCCGCCAAACACTAtaaaaaaagcagcaattttGCTAGCCGCATGTCTTCTGAAGGCTGAATACTACAAAGACAGAGATGTCTTGAGAACGTTATTACAAAATCAGTTGAttgtacttttatttgtttgtttatcggTCTTTTGTGGGGTATTTACCATGAACTGGGATTTTTAATGAAACCTAAATTACAAGTCTGTaccctttttttgtctgtgtatAAGAGGACTGgaattaaaaattattttttcttaacTATGAAtctgcaggtttgtgttaaTATTGTGGTTGTAGAATCTTCAAAGTTACTGGCATATTTTAGGATTCTGACACCACTGGTgacaaatgtgtgcatgtgacatCATTCTGACATCTGAAAATTCATCTCTCCTCACCGGATGTGTGCATGACAGCGAATGTTCCGCTGCTACTGCAGACATATACTGAGCAGCAACACCCTTGCTGATGACTTCCTTAGATAACTTTAATATTGTGAGCTATTTAAAAATAAGGCCTAAACTCTTCGGTCTACTCATGGTCTGCTTTACCCTCCTCAGCTCTTTTACTTTGCCATGTGCCTCGGAAGAGTTGGTGCCAAGCACTTTTTGGAGCAGACTTGCATCCTTTGATCCTTCAAACAGTGGCTTTTAACTAATATTGGGTTCATATCTCTTGGTCCTTTACTGACATGTAGGTTAGTTGCACGAGTTAATGTTTGCTAGGTACAGAAAAAGGCTACATGGGCATcaatttaataaaaaacataTATGGGAATTTGTTTTGAAAAACCATTCTTGCAGTTGAGCTTTGTTGTGTATTGAGGCTATTTACAGGTGACGCTTACCTCTGTGAGTTTAAGCCTGGCTGTTGCGGCGCCGCCATTCAAAAGAACAGACCGGTAGCCTTAGAACCGCCATCATTTATTTGAGTTTTACAGTTTAATAGCCGATGAAAGGTTGGAGCGGCGGTAGTCTGGCTTGTATATGTAGTGTGCCAGTGTCCCCTGGGGCTGTGTGATTAAGCATCATGGGGCCAAGCAGTTGTGGACCATTACAGGAGGATGAGACTGCTCCTGTTTGAGCTGCTTTTGAAGCTGAGACTTACTGTTTTCTTCTAGATGAAGGTCATGACAAATGTTACCTGTCCGTCAGTCTCTGTTAGAATTTGTTGCACTCGTCCAGATTAAAGGTTCAGAATTAAGAATTGACCGTGATGTGCTCAGGCATGTTTCTCTTTCTGTATGTGCAGCCGCATCCATGCATGTAGAATCTCTAGAACGTATCAcagctccctccatccatttccctcctgccctcagttttccactctacctgtcccactcccacctcatcagtccaactccactcacctgtcagctcagctGCGTCTCATCCCAGTCATCTCAGCATATAAGCCTCTCCTGCACTTGACTCCTTGTTCTTCAGCTTcgatgcaagactttccagcattattttcctgcctgatttcctgttacCGACCCTacttgtctttgttctgcctgccttgcctttTCCCCGGAAAACCAACCTGctttctgtccctgaccacgcATGCTGCCCTCGTGTCTCctgctataatctgcttccccggcctcgactcgtctgccACTTGCCCCTCATCGGttcctctgccttgccgcccggctctggacccctccccttgGCTGTACTACCAAGAGTAAGCCCATTCCCTTCCCCGAATCCCAAACCCAGAGACTCCTTatgggccactggtctgaaggAAGGGCTGTTTCCTGAAGTCGTGGCTCATATCTAAGTTTGctactgtgttttctgttttctattaAAGACTTTACCAATTGATCCTGAGCTCAAGTGTACTGCTAGTGGGTCCATATTAACTTGTCACAGAATGACATAACTACCTGCATTTGCTTATATATTTAGCTCCTGCTGTAAATTTCTGCAAGAGAACATTGAGAAAGGTCAGTATTCTAAGCTATGAAACCATATGTTGTTTTAGAGAGACTGAAACTTTTGGCTTTTTTAGTAAGATTTTTTTTGGAATTGGACCAATTGGATCAGTGTGTACTACCATCGTTATTTACTGCCTGACCTTTGTTCTGGACGTCCTTGGGGACACTGTGGTTATCTGGGTGACGGGCTTCAAGATGAAGAAGACCGTCGACACCATTTGGTTCTCAACCTCGCCGTTGccgacttcctctcctctcacggCCGTGAATCTCTTCGGGAGCCATTAGAATCTTTGGAGCTTCactcacctggttgttggttgtTCCAGCCCTCATTTTGCGGGTCGTTGAAACCTCCCCTGACACGTTTGAAAGGCCTCTTCTCCTGGGGATGTTTTTCAGCACTGCATTGTAAACCGGTGACACGTGATGCCTCAGACCCCGCCCCCCCGATGGTCTTTCCAGGCACTTCACTCCTCTCTCAAACCATCTCCCCTGACTTATCATTTGACAATATCTGACGTTACCAAGGCGTTACCATACAGCGGAGGCTCTGGCATAAAGTTCATTTGATGCTAATGAAACCAGCATACTTCCTGCAGCAGATTCAGGCTTAACGTCAGTGTTTTGATAACTACCTGGTATTTGAAGCCACAAAAACCTTTTTTGCATCCATCCAAGCTTTGGTGTAGGTAAGATGTCATGACTacatgcacattttaatatgtagtatttatttatttatttattaatcttatttttttttttattaattattgGATTAGTTGGCTTAGTTGTTAGTTGTACTTCTGGGCACAATTGAAAAATGTTTCTTCAGTTCGGTGCTAATTTCAGAGTTGCTGATTTAGCAAATGATTATACAAATTTTGACTGATGTCTCGTTGTTGACTGCAGGTCCAGTCAGCGAGGGAGATGACTTTTAACAACTCCAGTTTAATCAATAGAACAGGTCTGTCTGAAGATCTCAATAGCTCAAATAATCTGAAATGGTCGCTCAACACCATGAGCCTGATCGTCTACTCCCTGGCGTTTGTTCTGGGCGTCCTCGGGAACGGCGTGGTTATCTGGGTGACGGGCTTCAAGATGAAGAAGACCGTCAACACCGTTTGGTTCCTCAACCTGGCCGTGGCCGACTTCCTCTTCACGGCGTTCCTGCCCCTGAGCGTCACGTACACGGCCATGGATTTCCACTGGCCGTTCGGCAAGTTCATGTGTAAGCTGAACAGCACCGTGAGCTTTCTGAACATGTTTGCCAGTGTGTACATCCTGGTGGTGATCAGCGTGGACAGATATGTGTCTGTGGTTTTGCCCGTCTGGGCCCAGAACCACAGGAGCGTACGCAAGGCGTCCTGCGTGAGTCTGGCTGTTTGGGTCCTGGCTCTGATTCTGAGCACGCCGTACTTCATCTTCAGGGACACGGCTCCTTCGTATTTCAGCGAAGACATCATTAACTGCTTCAACAACTACGCTCTGTCTGACGATTATGAAACCCCGTCTGTGAACCAGCTGCGGCAGTTCCGTCATCAGGCCATGACCATCACCCGCTTCCTCCTGGGATTCGTGGTCCCCTTCACCGTCATCGTCTCCTGCTACGCCGTCATAATCCATCGCCTCAGAAGAAATCGCACCCTGGCCAGCCAGTCCAGCCGTCCTTTTAAGATCATCGCCGCGGTGAtcaccaccttcttcctgtGCTGGGCTCCGTACCACATCATGGTGCTCATAGAGCTCATAAACCACATGGCCACTCATGAAAACGAAACGCTAGACCATGTGACCACTATCGGACTCCCCATAGCAACCAGCCTGGCCTTCCTCAACAGCTGCCTGAATCCGCTTCTGTATGTGTTTATGGGCCAAGATTTCAAGGATAAAGTCCGCAAATCCATCTTGAAGGTGCTGGAGACTGccttccaggaggaggtgtctCGCTCCTATACCTACACAAACTCAATGGTCACCAGCCGGAGCAAAGAAAAGTCTTTTTCTGACGCTGAGGTGTAAACCGGGCCAGAGCGTTGGCAAACACCTTTTCGTGAAATGTAAGTTTGATATATTGAGCAGACCTTTGTCAGCCATAAATGTCCTGCTCAAGCATGTGTTGCTTCCGTCAGGAGGACAGTTTGCCGCCAGTTTTATGATTGGTAAATGCTCTTAAAGAGCACGGAAGAGTTATTCTTTCAACACAGCTGTCAACTACAAAGATCCACCCTCTATCCCTGATGAGACGTTTAAGTACCAGAAATATGTCTGTTCGATTTAGGGTGACACAGAAGGGTCTCTTCCTGAAAAGTCTCCATTATCTCACAGAATGCGCTCTCTGAATGGAGACGGGTGGGGTCCATGTATGAAATAGAAGCACATTAAGAAGCACAATTACATTAccgattttattttttatcggCAGAACGATTTATGGGATAAAACTGCAGATCCGTTTCTGGGTGGAAACAGTGAATTGGATTATCCAATCCATTATCAAACTGGAGATTAGATGGAGGTCTTCACGGGACGCTCCAGGAATGCTGTTTCAGCCAGTTATAACTCTAAAATAATTTGTATTGTAAGCTTATAGCTAGCAGGTATCACAAGTTTATTTAAGAATTAGGGGTTATTTTGACAGTAACAATGACAATGAGGACAAAGCCGAAACATAAACTACAGATACTACTCTTCATTTAACCTATATATTCATTTAAAGTAACCGTGTATGCTCTACTTCCTGCTTTTTTCTGTTGCCGCCAAACACTAtaaaaaaagcagcaattttGCTAGCCGCATGTCTTCTGAAGGCTGAATACTACAAAGACAGAGATGTCTTGAGAACGAAAAatttttttgttgatgttttatttgtttgtttatcggTCTTTTGTGGGGTATTTACCATGAACTGGGATTTTTAATGAAACCTAAATTACAAGTCTGTaccctttttttgtctgtgtatAAGAGGACTGgaattaaaaattattttttcttaacTATGAAtctgcaggtttgtgttaaTATTGTGGTTGTAGAATCTTCAAAGTTACTGGCATATTTTAGGATTCTGACACCACTGGTgacaaatgtgtgcatgtgacatCATTCTGACATCTGAAAATTCATCTCTCCTCACCGGATGTGTGCATGACAGCGAATGTTCCGCTGCTACTGCAGACATATACTGAGCAGCAACACCCTTGCTGATGACTTCCTTAGATAACTTTAATATTGTGAGCTATTTAAAAATAAGGCCTAAACTCTTCGGTCTACTCATGGTCTGCTTTACCCTCCTCAGCTCTTTTACTTTGCCATGTGCCTCGGAAGAGTTGGTGCCAAGCACTTTTTGGAGCAGACTTGCATCCTTTGATCCTTCAAACAGTGGCTTTTAACTAATATTGGGTTCATATCTCTTGGTCCTTTACTGACATGTAGGTTAGTTGCACGAGTTAATGTTTGCTAGGTACAGAAAAAGGCTACATGGGCATcaatttaataaaaaacataTATGGGAATTTGTTTTGAAAAACCATTCTTGCAGTTGAGCTTTGTTGTGTATTGAGGCTATTTACAGGTGACGCTTACCTCTGTGTTTAAGCCTGGCTGTTGCGGCGCCGCCATTCAAAAGAACAGACCGGTAGCCTTAGAACCGCCATCATTTATTTGAGTTTTACAGTTTAATAGCCGATGAAAGGTTGGAGCGGCGGTAGTCTGGCTTGTATATGTAGTGTGCCAGTGTCCCCTGGGGCTGTGTGATTAAGCATCATGGGGCCAAGCAGTTGTGGACCATTACAGGAGGATGAGACTGCTCCTGTTTGAGCTGCTTTTGAAGCTGAGACTTACTGTTTTCTTCTAGATGAAGG
The DNA window shown above is from Takifugu flavidus isolate HTHZ2018 chromosome 10, ASM371156v2, whole genome shotgun sequence and carries:
- the LOC130532745 gene encoding chemerin-like receptor 1, yielding MTFNNSSLINRTGLSEDLNSSNNLKWSLNTMSLIVYSLAFVLGVLGNGVVIWVTGFKMKKTVNTVWFLNLAVADFLFTAFLPLSVTYTAMDFHWPFGKFMCKLNSTVSFLNMFASVYILVVISVDRYVSVVLPVWAQNHRSVRKASCVSLAVWVLALILSTPYFIFRDTAPSYFSEDIINCFNNYALSDDYETPSVNQLRQFRHQAMTITRFLLGFVVPFTVIVSCYAVIIHRLRRNRTLASQSSRPFKIIAAVITTFFLCWAPYHIMVLIELINHMATHENETLDHVTTIGLPIATSLAFLNSCLNPLLYVFMGQDFKDKVRKSILKVLETAFQEEVSRSYTYTNSMVTSRSKEKSFSDAEV